From Helicoverpa armigera isolate CAAS_96S chromosome 19, ASM3070526v1, whole genome shotgun sequence, one genomic window encodes:
- the LOC110376328 gene encoding alpha-(1,3)-fucosyltransferase C — translation MRAPYQKFVFLASESAANFPQCDDFFDDFYNVTWTYKLNSDIRWSYFNIVDKEGNTVGPRINMTWIEATKPVPFNIKKKIGNKKKAAAWFVSNCHTISDRQNVSRHIEKAMRQYNMTLDIFGWCGRKKCPKDRLQECLYLLENEYYFYFSFENSLCEDYVTEKILYPLQNYAVPVVFGGADYSRFLPPGSYINARERNATQIAEDMYKAITNPNIYENYFRWHNYYKYVKHPSEADICKLCQVLNEDKSSTYRSFRKWWNPLYASLCAKGGGRFLIMKPPI, via the exons ATGAGAGCTCCTTATCAAAAATTCGTATTTTTGGCATCAGAATCAGCGGCAAATTTTCCACAGTGTGATGATTTTTTCgatgatttttataatgttaccTGGACTTATAAGCTGAACTCGGATATCCGTTGGAGCTACTTCAACATTGTTGACAAAGAAGGCAATACTGTTGGCCCAAGGATTAATATGACTTGGATTGAGGCAACGAAGCCAGTTCCTTTCAACATCAAGAAAAAAATTGGGAATAAGAAAAAGGCAGCCGCGTGGTTCGTGTCCAATTGCCATACAATAAGTGATCGTCAAAATGTTTCTAGACATATAGAAAAGGCGATGAGACAATATAACATGACATTGGACATATTTGGCTGGTGTGGCAGAAAAAAATGCCCCAAAGACAGACTCCAAGAATGTTTGTACTTACTGGAAAATGAATACTACTTCTATTTCTCTTTTGAGAATTCTTTGTGTGAAGATTATGTGACTGAGAAAATTCTGTATCCTTTGCAAAATTATGCGGTTCCTGTAGTATTTGGTGGTGCTGATTATTCCAG GTTCTTACCGCCCGGTTCATACATCAACGCCCGGGAACGAAACGCCACACAAATCGCTGAGGACATGTACAAAGCTATCACAAACCCTAACATCTACGAGAATTACTTCAG GTGGCACAATTACTACAAATACGTGAAGCACCCTTCAGAAGCAGATATCTGCAAACTGTGCCAAGTCCTGAACGAGGATAAGTCTTCTACGTACAGATCCTTCAGAAAATGGTGGAATCCTCTATACGCGTCGCTTTGCGCTAAGGGAGGAGGCCGGTTTCTCATCATGAAACCCCCTATTTAA